From Halobacillus sp. Marseille-Q1614, the proteins below share one genomic window:
- a CDS encoding ABC transporter ATP-binding protein, which produces MESVITVTNLSKNFGRTQAVKNLSFTVDRGEIFGIIGPNGAGKTTTLEMLEGITTPSQGDIDVLGLVPNKQLRELNKRIGVQFQATSIQKKMKVKEALDLFSSFYKRTTKKKYLIELLGLNEKLNVRFEDLSGGWKQRVTLALATLHEPEILFLDEPSMGLDPSARREMWSLIQLLRDQGCTIVVTTHYMEEAEQLCDRVAMIYSGQLKALDTPSELLNDSASSCLAFDSDDLSYKYLISLPGVERVEQNHSELKVFCDNQQTTAYHIFSYCHEHNITLSNFKFEKGSLDDLFVQYLEKEKIG; this is translated from the coding sequence ATGGAAAGTGTAATAACCGTCACCAATCTATCAAAAAATTTCGGCCGGACACAGGCTGTAAAGAACCTTTCTTTTACGGTAGACAGAGGAGAAATCTTCGGGATTATCGGACCAAATGGTGCAGGGAAAACGACTACGCTTGAAATGCTTGAAGGGATTACAACACCGAGCCAAGGAGATATTGACGTGCTTGGACTCGTGCCGAATAAACAGCTCAGGGAATTAAATAAACGAATCGGTGTACAATTTCAAGCAACCTCCATTCAAAAGAAGATGAAAGTAAAAGAAGCTCTCGATCTTTTTTCTTCTTTTTATAAACGAACAACTAAGAAGAAGTACTTAATCGAGCTGCTCGGATTAAACGAAAAGCTGAACGTAAGGTTTGAAGACTTATCCGGAGGATGGAAGCAGCGGGTCACACTCGCTTTAGCCACTCTGCACGAACCTGAAATTTTATTTCTCGATGAACCAAGCATGGGCCTTGATCCATCTGCGCGCCGGGAAATGTGGTCTCTTATTCAATTGTTAAGAGATCAAGGATGTACCATTGTTGTAACCACGCACTATATGGAAGAAGCCGAGCAGCTCTGCGACCGCGTCGCAATGATTTACAGCGGACAGTTAAAAGCGTTGGACACACCAAGCGAATTATTAAACGACAGTGCGTCCAGCTGCCTCGCTTTTGATAGTGACGATCTATCTTACAAATATTTAATCTCACTTCCTGGTGTAGAACGCGTCGAACAGAACCACAGCGAACTTAAAGTGTTTTGTGATAACCAGCAGACAACGGCCTACCACATTTTCAGTTATTGCCACGAACACAACATCACCCTGTCCAACTTCAAGTTCGAAAAAGGCTCCCTTGATGATTTATTTGTCCAGTATTTAGAAAAGGAGAAGATCGGATGA
- a CDS encoding DUF3021 domain-containing protein, with the protein MKTFLYRSVLGIFFGAFITVLITSAVIYFGGQPVLDGELFIKNAFGYIFCGWLFTVTPLYFEIRSIGLAMQTLLHFLTVTILYFILGLGIGWIPFDIQNFLLYAAISIIVYTIAWIGFYLYFKNESRKLNKDLKCIE; encoded by the coding sequence ATGAAGACATTTTTGTACAGAAGTGTACTCGGCATTTTCTTTGGGGCCTTCATCACTGTCCTTATAACAAGCGCCGTTATTTATTTTGGCGGGCAGCCCGTATTAGACGGGGAGCTTTTTATAAAAAACGCGTTCGGATACATTTTTTGCGGCTGGCTGTTTACTGTTACACCGCTATACTTTGAAATCCGTTCAATTGGCCTGGCTATGCAGACACTTCTGCACTTCCTTACAGTAACCATTCTTTACTTTATTTTAGGGCTAGGAATTGGCTGGATCCCATTTGATATACAAAACTTTCTGCTATATGCAGCCATATCGATTATTGTTTATACGATCGCCTGGATTGGATTTTACCTTTATTTTAAAAATGAATCGAGAAAATTAAATAAGGACCTTAAATGTATCGAATAG
- a CDS encoding Spo0E family sporulation regulatory protein-aspartic acid phosphatase, producing MGGGTICAKDLEKRIEKLRQRMYRLYNEDPLDPQVVKVSQSIDELLNERRNQLTHQKERRL from the coding sequence ATTGGGGGTGGAACTATTTGCGCAAAAGACTTAGAGAAAAGAATTGAGAAACTGCGGCAGCGAATGTATAGGCTGTATAATGAAGATCCTTTAGACCCCCAGGTGGTAAAGGTATCGCAATCAATTGATGAGCTCTTAAATGAGCGCAGAAATCAATTAACCCATCAAAAGGAAAGACGGCTGTAA
- a CDS encoding LytTR family DNA-binding domain-containing protein, protein MKIILDVDRQHEETTVTIHCNEMNHSIQKILEFLNRKETELIVGKSGEKQHLIKPENIHYFRTEGDTVTAATTEGTFKIKEKLYELEQSLPSHRFIRISKSVIANLYEMSHFEPSFNGTLCVHFKSGVKEYASRHYVGRIKEILRMNRRDTK, encoded by the coding sequence ATGAAGATCATACTCGACGTTGACCGTCAGCATGAAGAAACGACGGTAACGATCCATTGCAACGAAATGAACCATTCTATCCAGAAGATCCTCGAGTTCCTAAATAGAAAAGAAACCGAGCTAATTGTTGGAAAAAGCGGAGAGAAACAGCATCTGATCAAGCCGGAGAACATTCACTACTTCCGCACAGAAGGAGATACGGTCACAGCCGCCACCACAGAAGGGACTTTTAAAATAAAAGAAAAGCTGTATGAGCTCGAACAGTCTCTCCCCTCCCATAGATTCATACGAATATCAAAATCCGTTATCGCCAACCTCTATGAGATGAGTCATTTCGAACCATCATTTAACGGAACGCTCTGTGTCCACTTTAAATCAGGTGTGAAAGAGTATGCTTCCCGTCATTACGTTGGCAGGATTAAAGAAATATTAAGAATGAACAGGAGGGACACGAAATGA
- a CDS encoding ABC transporter permease gives MNAIVKLASIETKMFFRDRLSMFWTFLFPVAMIWLFGSMFVGETMSQQAFAEYFVPSWIGVNIVTTSFFTLGTVLTGYRETGVLRRYQSTPLQPWKILAAHTFQGTVIFAVSAVLLMVFGMLLYDLTLPAYIGSTLLGLLLSILAFFPFALFLTSLAKNTQSAAAISSLFLNLMLFLSGATFPLEMLPNVLQYAAKILPLYYVIQILRGTWTEAPITEYGLEAGVLIGIAIVSVVLASRFFRWSGK, from the coding sequence ATGAACGCCATTGTAAAACTCGCAAGCATCGAAACTAAAATGTTCTTCAGAGACCGCTTAAGCATGTTCTGGACGTTCCTGTTTCCTGTTGCAATGATTTGGCTGTTTGGTTCCATGTTCGTCGGAGAAACTATGAGTCAGCAGGCATTTGCCGAATATTTCGTCCCCTCCTGGATCGGCGTTAACATCGTGACCACCTCCTTCTTCACACTGGGGACCGTATTAACAGGTTACCGTGAAACCGGAGTTTTACGAAGATACCAGTCAACGCCCCTGCAGCCGTGGAAAATCCTAGCCGCCCATACGTTTCAAGGGACCGTCATTTTCGCGGTATCTGCCGTACTTCTCATGGTCTTTGGCATGCTGCTGTATGACCTGACACTGCCCGCGTATATCGGCAGCACCTTGCTCGGACTATTACTCAGCATCCTGGCCTTTTTCCCTTTTGCCTTGTTTCTGACTTCCTTAGCGAAAAACACACAATCTGCGGCTGCCATTAGCTCATTATTCCTGAATCTAATGCTGTTTTTATCAGGGGCGACGTTCCCGCTTGAGATGCTGCCAAACGTCCTTCAATACGCGGCAAAAATTCTTCCGCTCTACTATGTAATCCAGATTTTACGCGGTACGTGGACGGAAGCTCCGATTACTGAATATGGCTTGGAAGCTGGCGTACTGATAGGAATTGCGATTGTCTCTGTTGTGCTTGCTTCACGATTTTTTCGCTGGAGCGGGAAATAA
- a CDS encoding Vga family ABC-F type ribosomal protection protein, with the protein MILLEALHLKHYVKDRLLLDIEQLHIHRNERIGLVGHNGSGKTTLLHVLAGELSPENGYVTRHVEAELLPQLKRSDTAKSGGEVTQDYINQALIKAPELLLADEPTTHLDTEHIEWLEKKLLKWKGAFVIVSHDRAFLDNVCTKVWEIGDGKLKEYTGNYSDYAEQKNKENRQQQAAYEKYEAKKKQLEEALRLKEQKAERADKTPKKVSKSEAKITGAKPYFAKKQKKLQKTGKALEKRLEQLEKVEKVKEAPPIKMNLPNQTTVKDRIILRAEEVSGTAGGRLLWDKTCFNIRGGDKLAIIGQNGSGKSTLVKKILNEEEGLSISPSVKIGYFSQDLTIVDVGKSILENVSSTSKQEETLIRTVLARLHFYQDDVYKRVGVLSGGERVKVALAKLFLSDINTLILDEPTNFLDIEAAKALESLLKEYEGTLIFVSHDRRFIDNLATRILDIRNKEIEVFEGTYQHYKNKPKQKERDTEEDQRLVIQTKISEVLSRLSIEPSEELEQEFQQLLDEKRKLEK; encoded by the coding sequence ATGATTTTATTAGAAGCACTTCACTTAAAACATTACGTAAAAGACCGTCTGCTGCTGGATATCGAGCAGCTTCACATTCACAGGAATGAGCGTATTGGCCTGGTTGGACACAACGGCAGCGGTAAAACGACATTATTACATGTGCTGGCTGGAGAATTATCACCTGAAAATGGTTACGTGACTCGTCACGTAGAAGCTGAGCTTTTACCGCAGCTTAAGCGATCCGATACAGCTAAAAGCGGCGGAGAGGTAACCCAGGATTACATTAATCAAGCTCTCATAAAGGCTCCTGAACTTTTATTAGCCGATGAGCCGACAACTCATTTGGATACCGAGCATATCGAATGGCTGGAAAAGAAACTCCTTAAGTGGAAGGGAGCTTTTGTCATTGTGTCGCACGACCGGGCATTTCTTGATAATGTCTGCACAAAGGTATGGGAGATCGGTGACGGGAAACTTAAAGAATATACGGGCAATTACAGCGATTATGCTGAGCAGAAAAATAAAGAAAACCGTCAGCAGCAAGCGGCTTATGAAAAATACGAAGCAAAGAAAAAGCAGCTGGAAGAGGCGCTGAGATTAAAAGAGCAAAAAGCAGAAAGAGCCGACAAAACGCCGAAGAAAGTCAGTAAATCAGAAGCGAAAATAACCGGCGCCAAACCGTATTTTGCGAAAAAACAAAAGAAGCTGCAGAAAACGGGGAAAGCCCTAGAGAAAAGGTTGGAGCAGCTCGAAAAGGTGGAGAAAGTGAAAGAAGCACCGCCTATTAAAATGAATCTTCCTAATCAAACCACGGTAAAGGACCGGATCATTCTCAGGGCGGAAGAAGTGTCGGGAACTGCTGGCGGCCGTTTGCTTTGGGACAAAACGTGCTTTAATATACGCGGCGGCGATAAATTAGCAATCATCGGCCAAAATGGAAGCGGGAAATCTACACTTGTGAAAAAAATCCTCAATGAAGAAGAGGGCCTATCCATTTCCCCGTCGGTGAAAATAGGTTACTTCAGCCAGGATTTAACCATTGTAGACGTTGGTAAATCTATATTAGAAAATGTCAGCTCGACCTCCAAACAGGAGGAAACTCTGATAAGAACCGTACTCGCCAGGCTCCACTTCTACCAGGATGATGTGTATAAACGTGTAGGAGTTCTAAGCGGAGGTGAGCGGGTTAAAGTCGCTCTCGCGAAGTTATTTCTTAGTGATATTAATACACTAATCTTGGATGAACCGACGAACTTTCTGGATATTGAAGCGGCCAAAGCCTTGGAATCACTGCTGAAGGAATATGAAGGAACCTTAATTTTTGTTTCACACGACCGGCGTTTTATTGACAATCTCGCTACACGAATTTTGGATATCCGCAATAAAGAAATCGAAGTATTTGAAGGAACCTATCAGCACTATAAAAATAAACCTAAACAAAAAGAGCGGGATACTGAGGAAGATCAGCGGCTCGTAATTCAAACAAAAATATCGGAAGTGCTCAGCAGGCTGAGCATTGAACCTTCTGAAGAACTGGAACAAGAGTTTCAGCAGCTGCTTGATGAGAAGCGAAAATTGGAGAAGTAG